The Raphanus sativus cultivar WK10039 chromosome 6, ASM80110v3, whole genome shotgun sequence sequence TTCCCTACCCGTTTAATTTCAGCACCAATTGTGATAAGTACGTCtccataatttgtttttgttttgtactATATTACATTCCCTTGCTTCTTTTTGGAATATGGAAAAACCTTTAAAAGCTTTTTATCCAAGAAAATATcttgaaagttttttttctttttttttgaaagttcaTTACAATCACTCTAAAACACACATACAAGTTAACTACAACATAGATAGATATGGTTCACGAAATATATATCTTGCATATACTGAAGCAAAGATTAAGAAGgaaaaaatctgcaaaaactTATCAACTTTTCTGGTTGTCTTTAGTGGTCTTTGTCATGTTATAATACATGTTTATATGGTTGTTCGGATGTTGCAGTATTTCGATTGCCGTGTGAAAGAGGGTAGCTAGAGATGTTGTACGACCACGACTAATCAAAGTTGCCAGCTTTCTAACCTAGCATCACAGTTATTCTGCTTTCCATTTTATGATCTCATTGTCTCTTATTGTTATGTAATCATACACTTCATATTGTAATAACGACAAAGGAACTTCCTCTCTCTTTATTGTCACTGATGTATATGTACACGTACCATATCGTCAGGGTCAGGGATAACGCTTACGTCTTACTGTTACATTTAATATGATCAAGAAGTACTTGCAggaatatttgatattttagtcGACCACAATGGCCGAACCTGGttgcatggtgattggtgagTGAATGTAATGTTTGTGTGATAAGTAGGGATATTCTCCCAAGCTTTCGAACCTGGTCGGTAAGCTTCGGTTTAGGCGCACTGGGAGGTGTGTTGGTTGTGTGCTTGCCTCGAGTAAGGAAAATTAAAAGACAAAAGCTCTCACTGGTAACCACAAAAGGAATAAAAAGAATAGGAAAAATGGAACgaaaaggaataaaataaaaggaaaattcaTTCCTCTTCTAATTTCATAAGGAATAATTGTAGTCTTTTATTCCATAAATCTTAAAGAATGTTAAGGAATCATAGGTAACAAATATTCCTTGTAAATGGTATAAATTGTAAGGAATGCTAAGGAATTAGTTATTCCCACACATTCCCTTGGTCACCATTTGGAACCAAAATAGTGTATGtgggaagaaaaaaaacattatctgTTATTTTGTATGAGCCTATCAAGTATcaactataaaatatttattaattaaattaaattatgttcgtgaccaaaaaaaaattaaattaaattatgaattaattaaattttacaaacaaaGAAAACTGATTCATACACAATTGAATACCCTTTCATAAATTTTTGAGAGTCTCCAAATAAGAGACTCGTTTTGTTCTCTCttacttttatttcttttcctaactttttttaaagagaaaaaataactCATTGAAAAAATCCAGTGACATACCATCaatgtcttttaaaaaaaaaaaagacatctcCAACTATTAACACTATTTTAGTGTGAAGACCACACTAATTTAATGTAATTTCAACACTAAAATAAGTTTTTCTTCAATCATAACACTTAACTttacactaaaattattttataatatgatatgtattgatttttttatttgaagtgAATAGTATTTTAATGAGATGAATCATATTTTAGTGTGATGAATACTGTCACACCGTATTTAGTGTGAAATTTTAGTGTTGCATTAAAATAATGTGATTTTTGTAGTTGAGTTGGAGGGGTTTTAAAGTAAAAATCACACTAAAATAGTGTTTTGGAGTTGAGTTTGAGATGATCTAAGAatgtatttataagaaaaatcaTAAGACAAATACaaagtagtatatatatatatatattatttaaattttagaagataAATCTATATAAACGTTTATACAGATGCAAAACTATTTTAACAAATGATAATATATGTACTATAGAAAACGTTTTTATATTTGGGAACACTTTTTTAGTTAATTAACTAATGTAAGAAAATCTCAGAAGTATTGTTGAAGATGAATAATTCCCAAAATATTGAtggaaaatgatttcttgatGAATTTTTGGCGATATATTGATGACATAACCAGAAACGCAATTAATTTCCAGGAAATGACGAATTGAATAAAGGCTATAAATTATAACCTAATAGTATACACACAAATACAcaatttacatttataaaatatgtgaatgtGTATAAAATATTGGGACATATTGAAAGAGACCATGGAAACCACATTGTAGCAGCTTAGTGCATATCAAAGCAGCTGGGGCTTTCTTTAACTAAATGAGGATAAATCTTCATTTGCACCTGCAACTCGTGAAAATGAATGTGGAAGGAAGAGATCGTAAACCATACAAATAGATTCGACACTGTGTCTTGTGTTCTGTTTCCTTAGAGCTTTAATTGGGGGGTTTCAAAGCTATCAATTCTAGTTGTTATTGGCTTTTTGTTGTCTTATCGGAAAGACGTAACAGCTATACCCTTTTTCCCAAAGAAACATCACATGCCCATAAGAGGGAATGTCCCTGGCGTCACGTAACCAGGCTCAAGTATCTTAAACTTAGGCCTATTTCGTTAGCCGTTCGCAGGCTTTCATAATTGGGCCTATGAAGTCTACTTGACAATAAGACTGTTTCAGCACTTAAATCAACGATCAATGCGATTCCCTCATCCAAAAGAGAAACTTTACCGGCCCATCAAGAAAAGTAAAAACGCTGATGATGACTCTCTACTGAAAGCAAAAAAATATCACTCAACCGCAAATGTGATAACAAACAAACGGAGTTTTCGATCAAAACGGGTCCCTCTCTCTCGCTTTATATTAATGTGAGAGCCAGCTCAGCCACGAGGGGTCGTCACCgcataatagaaaaaaaaagaaaaacgctGTCAAAGACAGACCAATCCATGCCAATCAACATTATCCTGAGGGGAATGTTGTAACTTGTAACAACAGCTGTTACTCTTAAGGGTATTGTCGTCACTTATCAAGCCGgcttcataaaataattaatttaattaaaaactaacgTCTACGCGTTTAGAGGGAGGCAACAATGCCTTGTCCGTTTACCTAAATGCTCACCTCCATTATCTCACTCCTCTTTCGtaactctttctctctcctcctTCTGTCTTCTCCAAATCTCCCCCGATTTCATCGACTAAGGATTCTTCACCGATTCTCAAGGTATGTTTTTATCTCCACTTCAACTCTATGTCCGAATCCAATCTCCCTTGTCTATTTTTAGATCTGtaaaactttctatttttgtttcctCTTTTCCGTAGATCGAGAAGAAACGATGACGTCAACGGAGGGACGATCCCTCTTGTCTCTCCCCCTCCTCCTTTTCTTATCCATCACCACTCTAATCTCAGCCGCTGACTACACACCCACCGACAAAATCCTCTTAAACTGCGGCGGCTCCTCCGACTTAACCGACACGGACAACCGGACATGGATCCCGGACGTGAAATCAAAGTTCTTATCATCCTCCGGAGACTCCAAAACATCCCCCGCCCTAACGCAAGACCCCTCCGTCCCCACCGTCCCTTACATGTCCGCCAGAATCTTCAGATCTCCCTTCACTTACTCCTTCCCGGTCGCATCAGGTACAATTCGGTTCAATCTCGGTTCACTAATTATTCCCCGGTTTACTCATTTCCGGTTTACTAACACTAAAATGGTTTGTTTCATTCAGGTCGCAAGTTCGTGCGTCTCTACTTCTACCCAAACTCCTACGACGGCCTCAACGCCACGAACTCCCTCTTCTCCCTCTCCCTAGGCCCCTACACACTCCTCAACAACTTCAGCGCTTACCAGACCTCCCAGTCGCTGAACTACGCCTACATCATCAAAGAGTTCGTCGTCAACGTCCAAGGCGGGACGCTGAACATGACTTTCACGCCAGAGTCAACCCCTTCCAACTCCTACGCCTTCGTCAACGGTATCGAAGTCACTTCAATGCCTGACATCTACAGCAGCACAGACGGTACCTTGACCGTGGTAGGGACTTCTAGTGGCGTCACCATCGACAACTCCACAGCTCTTGAGAACGTTTATCGCCTCAACGTAGGTGGGAATGATATCTCTCCCTCTGATGACACAGGTTTGTACAGGTCTTGGTACGATGACCAGGGCTACGTCTTCGCCGCTAGCCTCGGTATCCCCGAGGCTGCGGATCCGAACATGACGATCCAGTACCCTACCGGGACGCCTTCTTACATCGCTCCTGTGAATGTCTACTCCACCGCTAGGTCCATGGGGCCAACCCCTCAGGTCAACCTCAACTACAATCTCACCTGGCTGTTCAGCGTTGACTCTGGCTTTAGCTACCTCGTCAGGCTGCACTTCTGCGAGGTCTCCTCCAACATCAACAAGATTAATCAGAGAGTGTTTAGTATCTATCTCAACAACCAGACGGCTGAGGAAGGAGCTGACGTGGCGGGATGGACTGGAGGTGGTAACGGGATCGCGATACATAAAGATTACGTTGTGATTCCTCCTGATGGGAAAGGGCAGCAGGATCTCTGGCTTGAGCTTCATCCTAACCCGATCACCAAGCCGCAGTACTACGACTCTATTCTCAACGGTGTTGAGATCTTCAAGATGAACGACTCTACCGGTAACCTCGCCGGTCCTAACCCTCTGCCTGGTCCTAAGGTGACTGTTGATCCGTCAAGAACCTTGGAGCCGAGTACTAGTCACACCAAGAGCCATACGGCTGTGGTTGCGGGTGCGGCTAGCGGCGCTGTGGTGCTGGGACTTCTCGTTGGTTTCTTTGGTGTTGCTGCTTACCGCAGACGCAAACGCGGTGAGTACCAGCCTGCGAGCGATGCGACGTCCGGTTGGCTCCCGCTGTCTTTGTATGGGAACTCGCATTCTGCTGGCTCAGGGAAGACTAATACTACGGGGAGCTACGCCTCGTCTCTTCCTTCTAATCTGTGCCGTCACTTCTCCTTTGCTGAGATCAAAGCGGCTACCAAGAACTTCGACGAGTCGAGAGTCCTTGGCGTTGGTGGTTTTGGGAAAGTTTACAGAGGAGAGATCGACGGCGGGACGACGAAGGTGGCTATAAAGAGAGGCAACCCGATGTCGGAGCAAGGCGTGCACGAGTTCCAGACCGAGATCGAGATGCTCTCGAAGCTTAGACACCGTCACCTTGTGTCCTTGATCGGTTACTGCGAAGAGAACTGCGAGATGATTTTGGTGTATGACTACATGGCGCACGGGACGATGAGGGAGCATCTCTACAAGACTCAGAACGCTCCTCTTTCTTGGAAGCAGCGTCTCGAGATTTGCATCGGTGCGGCGAGAGGGTTGCATTATCTACACACTGGTGCTAAACACACCATTATACACAGAGACGTGAAGACGACTAACATTTTGCTTGATGAGAAATGGGTGGCGAAGGTCTCTGACTTCGGTCTTTCGAAGACCGGTCCCACGCTCGACCACACGCATGTGAGCACTGTGGTTAAAGGGAGTTTCGGTTACCTCGACCCTGAGTACTTCAGAAGACAGCAGCTGACTGATAAGTCCGATGTGTACTCCTTTGGTGTAGTTCTCTTCGAAGCGCTTTGTGCGAGACCTGCCTTGAACCCCACGCTAGCTAAAGAGCAGGTGAGCTTAGCTGAGTGGGCACCTTACTGCTACAAGAAAGGCATGCTTGATCAGATCGTTGATCCTTACCTCAAGGGCAAGATCACACCGGAGTGCTTCAAGAAGTTTGCTGAGACGGCGATGAAGTGTGTGCTAGACCAGGGCATTGAGAGACCGTCCATGGGAGATGTTCTGTGGAACTTAGAGTTCGCGTTGCAGCTTCAGGAGAGCGCGGAGGAGAGCGGGAAGGGGATAGGCGGTGAGATGGACATGGGCGAGATCAAGTATGATGATGACAACTGCAAAGGGAAGAACAGTGACAAGGGCTCTGATGTGTTGTATGAAGGGAATGTCACTGACTCTAGGAGCAGTGGAATAGACATGAGCATTGGTGGTAGGAGTTTGGCTAGCGATGATTCAGATGGACTCACCCCAAGTGCTGTGTTTTCTCAGATCATGAATCCTAAGGGacgttagagagagagaagagtctTAAAAACTGGTtcgttttctcttttctctttgctACTTATTTACTATTGTTCTCTTTACTgttatttatttgtgtatttgaTACTCTACCACAATCATAAATGAGtgtaaaaaatttaatgtgttttgattttcttttacaaaacaTGAAACATATGATTTCCTTCGATGTATTATTTGGTTTGTTCTCTCTAACGCTTTTGTACTGGGATGCAACACGTTAGAAACCATTTTACTTGTGACTTGTGAGAAACTGAAACATCGCATCAGAACAGTTGTAAAGCCGAGTTGGAGA is a genomic window containing:
- the LOC108812067 gene encoding receptor-like protein kinase FERONIA codes for the protein MTSTEGRSLLSLPLLLFLSITTLISAADYTPTDKILLNCGGSSDLTDTDNRTWIPDVKSKFLSSSGDSKTSPALTQDPSVPTVPYMSARIFRSPFTYSFPVASGRKFVRLYFYPNSYDGLNATNSLFSLSLGPYTLLNNFSAYQTSQSLNYAYIIKEFVVNVQGGTLNMTFTPESTPSNSYAFVNGIEVTSMPDIYSSTDGTLTVVGTSSGVTIDNSTALENVYRLNVGGNDISPSDDTGLYRSWYDDQGYVFAASLGIPEAADPNMTIQYPTGTPSYIAPVNVYSTARSMGPTPQVNLNYNLTWLFSVDSGFSYLVRLHFCEVSSNINKINQRVFSIYLNNQTAEEGADVAGWTGGGNGIAIHKDYVVIPPDGKGQQDLWLELHPNPITKPQYYDSILNGVEIFKMNDSTGNLAGPNPLPGPKVTVDPSRTLEPSTSHTKSHTAVVAGAASGAVVLGLLVGFFGVAAYRRRKRGEYQPASDATSGWLPLSLYGNSHSAGSGKTNTTGSYASSLPSNLCRHFSFAEIKAATKNFDESRVLGVGGFGKVYRGEIDGGTTKVAIKRGNPMSEQGVHEFQTEIEMLSKLRHRHLVSLIGYCEENCEMILVYDYMAHGTMREHLYKTQNAPLSWKQRLEICIGAARGLHYLHTGAKHTIIHRDVKTTNILLDEKWVAKVSDFGLSKTGPTLDHTHVSTVVKGSFGYLDPEYFRRQQLTDKSDVYSFGVVLFEALCARPALNPTLAKEQVSLAEWAPYCYKKGMLDQIVDPYLKGKITPECFKKFAETAMKCVLDQGIERPSMGDVLWNLEFALQLQESAEESGKGIGGEMDMGEIKYDDDNCKGKNSDKGSDVLYEGNVTDSRSSGIDMSIGGRSLASDDSDGLTPSAVFSQIMNPKGR